A DNA window from Bacillus carboniphilus contains the following coding sequences:
- a CDS encoding DsrE/DsrF/DrsH-like family protein produces MSEKKKTTIVLFSGDYDKAMAAYIIANGAAAYDHEVTIFHTFWGLNALRKDENINVQKSFMEKMFAKMMPRGAEKMGLSKMHFAGFGPKMIKDVMKKHNAMPLSQLVEMAQEQDVKLVACTMTMDLLGLKQEELLDNIEYAGVAAYLADAEDGNVNLFI; encoded by the coding sequence ATGTCAGAGAAGAAAAAGACAACGATTGTATTATTTAGTGGTGATTACGATAAAGCAATGGCAGCATACATTATTGCGAACGGTGCAGCTGCTTATGATCATGAGGTAACCATTTTCCATACATTTTGGGGATTAAACGCACTTCGTAAAGATGAAAATATCAATGTTCAAAAAAGCTTTATGGAAAAAATGTTTGCGAAAATGATGCCTAGAGGCGCAGAAAAGATGGGTCTTTCAAAGATGCATTTTGCTGGCTTTGGACCAAAAATGATTAAAGATGTAATGAAGAAACACAACGCTATGCCTTTATCACAATTAGTTGAAATGGCACAAGAGCAAGATGTGAAACTAGTTGCTTGTACAATGACAATGGATCTTTTAGGTCTTAAGCAAGAAGAACTTTTAGATAACATTGAATATGCTGGAGTTGCTGCATACTTAGCTGATGCTGAGGATGGAAACGTAAACCTATTTATCTAA
- a CDS encoding metal-sensitive transcriptional regulator has protein sequence MEYTDQIKNRVKRMEGQLRGVLKMMEEGKDCKEVIMQLSAVRSAVDRTVGVIVSSNLVECVLDAEKNGESTDELIKEAVSLLVKSR, from the coding sequence ATGGAATATACAGATCAAATCAAAAACAGAGTAAAACGAATGGAAGGTCAGCTTCGTGGGGTTCTTAAAATGATGGAAGAAGGAAAAGACTGTAAAGAGGTTATTATGCAGCTTTCTGCAGTTCGCTCAGCTGTAGACCGTACAGTTGGTGTAATTGTAAGTTCCAACTTGGTAGAATGTGTACTAGACGCAGAGAAAAATGGGGAGAGTACAGATGAATTGATTAAAGAAGCTGTCAGTCTCCTCGTCAAAAGCCGTTAA
- a CDS encoding sulfurtransferase TusA family protein, with the protein MNIAKVLDAKGLACPMPIVKTKKAMNDIASGEVLEVVATDKGAKNDLTAWAASTGHELVESKEENGVFTFYIRKG; encoded by the coding sequence ATGAATATTGCTAAAGTATTAGATGCAAAAGGTCTTGCATGTCCAATGCCAATCGTTAAGACAAAGAAAGCTATGAACGATATTGCCTCTGGTGAAGTACTAGAAGTAGTAGCAACTGATAAAGGTGCTAAAAATGATTTAACTGCATGGGCAGCATCAACTGGACATGAGCTTGTAGAATCTAAAGAAGAGAATGGAGTATTTACATTCTACATTCGTAAGGGATAA
- a CDS encoding rhodanese-like domain-containing protein — protein MDFLPYIVIGLFVVFMLMRMRPAKGVRNITTTQLKEELKDKSKQFVDVRTPGEYKANHIRGFKNIPLHQIGQKATKELSKDKEVVVICQSGMRSQKASKELKKMGFTKITNVTGGVSAWR, from the coding sequence TTGGATTTTTTACCTTATATCGTGATTGGTTTATTCGTAGTATTCATGCTAATGAGAATGCGCCCAGCAAAGGGAGTTCGAAATATCACGACAACACAGTTAAAAGAAGAATTAAAGGATAAAAGTAAACAATTTGTAGATGTTCGTACCCCTGGTGAATATAAGGCCAACCATATTCGAGGGTTTAAAAATATTCCCCTTCACCAGATTGGACAAAAGGCTACGAAAGAGCTTTCCAAAGATAAAGAAGTAGTTGTTATTTGTCAAAGTGGTATGAGAAGTCAAAAAGCAAGTAAAGAGTTAAAAAAAATGGGATTCACTAAAATTACAAATGTAACTGGTGGCGTAAGCGCCTGGAGATAA